Genomic segment of Drosophila ananassae strain 14024-0371.13 chromosome 2L, ASM1763931v2, whole genome shotgun sequence:
tttttttaataatttaagcGACTACAATTTTATGTTCATAATTCACTCGGCGAGACCCTGGAAAAACTATATTTACtggcattttatattattgaaATGTAATGGAGCCTTTCAGTCTCTGGAGCGTCATTATACGAGTCTATACCTATAATTAGTGGCTGTAACTGCCGATTGCCAATGCCTTGCCCTCCTTTCCCCGATCCCGAGCTGTGTCCTCTGTAACTTTTGGATACTATTTGGACCATGGGCAGTGttaagtttaatttaattgcccAACAAGAGGCCGAAAGGAGCAACAATGTGGCCCAAAGCAACAACAGGAGATATCCAACACCCGCAATCGCATACTCACCCATTTATCATTATTCATGTGCGGTGCACACGCAGACACACGTACCCTTATTACCAACAACGCCGCCCCCACATTTGTCGCCGCTGCTTGCTGCCACATTCGCAACCCATGAATATGTATGTGTGTTCCATGTTATATCGAGGTCGCCACTTTATGTTTGTTCTTCCCGCCCAGCATGCCTACACacatgtgagtgtgtgtgtcacATACACGTTAATAATTGTAAATACGCACACAGACATACATTCATACAAAAGTGCGTGAGCTTTATTATTGCCCAGCGTTTTTGGCGTTTGTTGGCTTAAACGTAACCGCACATTTGGGGCAATTATAGTTAATAAGCAGCTGCGTTTTGCCATTAAAGCCAACCTCCCTTTCAGCCGCTAAAATCCCAGCTGAATCCAATTGGAAATCCATTTCAATCACCGAGCTTACAATCGAAAATGTCCTTTGGTTgaacaaaaatcaaataaagttTCAAATAATATTGCGTCATTATTTTTCAGTTTTCCAAAAAATGTGCTTAAGTAATTTATATATAGATGTATTTTTATGTATCtgtatttttattatacataatttgttTGCCTTCATCTTAATATGATAAAGATTCCTATCTTAAACAATTTACAGGCTCTGAATTCCTTTCGGAAGCCTACCATAGTTtgcattgtatttttaattgaaatatcAAAAAGATAATTAGCATAACAATATTCCACTCCAACATGACTCCCACACATACCCACATGCAtgcacatacacacacacacgcacgcaAAGAAACCATACAATGGAagctgaattaaattcaaaatggaAGGCGAAAATAGCATACCGGGCGCCTTGGGGGTGGGATGAAATTTATTACCGCCAACACACGTTGAGCTCCTATAAAGTGCTTTTCACATACATTCCCACGGTTGCCCACCTACACACCTATACCTATACGAAGCACATTAGCGTTTTAAAATCAACTCATGGGAGCGGGAGAGCCAGAATTTTCTTCTCTCCTCCAAACTCtttggcacaaatttgaattttatttgctACTTCCGTCTCTATATTGTTTAGAGATGGGGATCGTTCCCACCTTCTCCACCCCCATTCCGCAATCTCCTTACCTCACCGCCACTCCCACTTCAGTCTATTCAATGATGAAGCTGCATATGCATTATTAGCAGCCCGGAGGCAATGTAGCTATTGCCACTGCCAACTGGAAGTTAGAAACAAGTCTGAAGGCTTTGAGCCGAAAATTAGCGCAAAAATTAGATAAAAGTACTATGAAGAATTCCTTTAGCTAAGAACTATTTTCAGAGGTGGTTAACTGGAACAATTAATATTTAACTTGAATTTAAGGCTTAATCCGAAATGGTCTCTGGTTCTCTATGACTAATATACTTCATACAGATACATTTCATAATCTCTAGAATATTTTCAGTGATTGCAAAAACATTCTGGTACATTGTTTCCGATTATCCTTTTGTAATTaagtatttttttcaaaaatctgTAGTGACTTTATTCTAAAATTGGCTTAATTCAACTGTAAGCTCATACTGATCAACGCAAACTTGTAAATTTTTGTATGCCATCGGATCCTGACAAAAAACAACACTAAATTAAACAATCGCAGCTTTGTAgagattttttaattaaatcccAGCATATTTGACTTGTTCGTATAGCTGTAATgcagattaaaaaaaaatagaaataaattcCAGTCGTTGAAAGAAATGCATTTCATTTATGGAAATGTTTATATGTCAGTatgtatgtttatatatttttatttccgtTTTCCTAGTTTATAATTGAATTACAACAGATTGGTATGGACGCGTACGAGAGCGCATtttatattcaaatatatacacatatatatatatttttagagaATAATTTGCATGGGCTGGACGCTGAATCCAGctgacaaattgctaattgaaAGAGCACGACAACTTTACATGAACGAGGCGTGGCAGCCACACATACTCCTACATACTAGCATACAAAAACTCCAACAAACAGTGCACTCGGCGAAAAAGTTTCAACTCTTTGATCCCCTTTATTTATACTCCACAGTTACTACAAGCTAGAGAATCCTTTAGGTTATCCATACAAATATATAGTTAGGCATATGAACTATCAATTTCTTCAAGTGTGGCACACAGTTTGCTCTGAATACGCAGTGACCTGTGCGAATCGCGTTCGTTTGCCCAAATGCAGAACATGTGAGCTTCTGAGCTAGCAGCGCCTAACTCGCCGCGATTTTGCCCTGGACATTGGAATGGGTTTTTGGATTGGATGCCTGGCAAACAGCCTCGGCTGGCAATCTCCCACCCGCacagcctcctccagcaccaaAATCCGATGCAGCGGGCGCCCCGCCCCTAGGTTCACTGATTTATATGCAAAACGCGACGAGCGACGAAAAAcagtttttcaattaaattcgtTTGAGTTGTCGTCGCTGGATTTCAATTTGAAGGCTGTCGTATAATTTATTAGCATTAACATTAACCCCGCTACGACTTGATCCGCCTCCGTCGCATTCACCGGACTCCCCCACCGATGCTCCCTGCAGCAACCGCAGCTTCATCAAATGCGGCTCAATCCAATAACAGAATGTGAAAAAAGAGAAAATGTGACAAATTTGCTTTTCActttgcaaaattaaaaacgcTCACATAAAGTATACACCCACGACAGTAAAGTGgagcgaaaacaaaaaaaaaaaaacccaagaaattgaaagaatatattttcattCATCATCGCAAAATTTACTTGATGAAGCCGGCGGCCATAGACGATTTAGGTGCTTTATTCAGATGTCCTTTCCAAGGATTATTACATTTAAGAGGATTTCTTTCTGTAAAATTTTGGATAGAATTAGCATCCCAATTTATGTATTGAATATGAAATATTGTAATTCAGGTTTGGCAAACCTCTTCCCAAGTATTCGGTAAAATAAAGCTATTAGAAAGAGCATAAAACTTGCAGTCTACACCAGTAGGAGTAAATTTGTCCGCTTCTTTGCATTGTGACTTGGCAAACTTAAATCCCAGGCATTTGatattgatttacttaaaaggCAATATCAGTTTGCAAAGCACCAACCCTTAGCCCAGCCAACAATACCCCCCAAAATGTCCTCCTCGAAAAATCTCAGACCCCTTGGAAACATATCGAAAAATGCGAGAATTGTACAATGAAAATTGAAGTGAAATTAAACTAAAGCCCTGGGGCGATAACGACTGGCTTGTCACCCTCTTCGGGGCACCCTCCCCACTCCAAAAGTCCTAACCTCCACCCACAGCTCCTGACGCTCCGAAACAGACTCGACTTGTTGGCATTCATTTAGCTCTGTGGCCGGCACAACTTTGGGACACTTAAGCGTCGTTGGCCACGTTGACAATGTCTGAATGTTCGAGTTTCAGGAATGTGATGGCCCCGCACCCTGGCCCTTGTGATAGCCCTTGCTCCCTGCCACACCAGCAATCCATACCCTTCGCATACTTTCTAATGAGACAAAAATTGCGATTTGAATGCAAATAACTGCAGGGCTCCTCCAGACGGACAACAATTACATGGCTTCCATGCGGATAGGGGCTGAAGGATCAAAGTTACACAAcggaaaacatttttaatattttatatattaaaccCTTTTGAACTTTTAAAAACTTTCTGTGATTTCTTTTTAGTGTGGCACTTTgaaagttattattttttttaagaaatccTTTTAAAGAaacaatttaatatttcatttctTTTCAAAAGTAACTGGGTTTTTTATGCTGCGGATCGGAATAAATTCTTAATAGGCGTATTGGGTAAAAGCTGTTGTCAAGGGGCATTTAAATTTGACAAAATGAAATGAACGAAatatttggttttggtttcgaGCTCAGCGTCGTCGGCTGTTGGCATTTTAATGAAGTTCTTAAAACTCATGGGGCAAGGACCAAGGGAAAGAGGAAACTCGGTGAGGTTACCGCGAAGGCGAGACAGGTGGGCAGCTTctatttgcatttaattaaatgccaaTAATTGAATCAGTTTGCACATGGAATGTGAAAAATCCTTGGCATTGTCATGGTAGACTAATCAACTTCTCCTGTTGGTTAACTGACGTCCAGCACTGtgaatatttgtattttattaatttggaTATTTACCGGAGAAGGATCGGCAACCACCGCAAGAATGTGGCCAGAAGCTCTTGGACTTCTTCAGGGGTACGATGATTTTGTCATAGCCCAGCATACCGGAACATTCCactttaatttgatttaattgTCTCTGGAATTCAGCTTCGTTTGTCGACCTGCGGTTAAAAGAGAATTCTCAGATATTAGAATTGGTAAACATTCTGACAAGCTAAGGAAATAACTCGGTTCCAGGACCAGGCTGGTTATACCTTTAAACGAGCGAAGCtaaaaaaaactgcattccGAGTGGAATTTTTAACTTATTTTCCCAGCCTagtcaaagaaattgaattGACTTTGATGATTTAACAATTAAacctcatacatatattcatcTATtataattacatattttttaaaaaggagTAGTTTTCGACCTTAACCAGTTTCACTTTTTTGCTGAACCTTGTTTTCtgataaattgtttttaatttcatttcgtATTCATTTCCGAGATAAATTTTGCTGGTCAAATCAAATTTCAGCTCGCTACTAATTATATgcatatgtttttatttacttttattcgttattttttttttctttattttttcccatGAAAAGCAATCAAatatttgttgcttttttcccattttgaCATAATCTGGTATGAGTTGGGGTTTTGTTAGCttgttttgatttgattaAATGCTAACATTTTGCACAAGTTAACTGCaataaattcgaaattttAAATCGACGAGCGGAAAAAGAGAAATAACGTTCATTACGTAAATATTGCAAttggtttttttgttggcAAATGTTTTCAGCAAATATCTTTAATTCAATTGAGCGCATAAAATCAGCCCTGTCACAGATTAAAGTgttaatgcatataaatttgcatacatttttatttagctGTTTTTTTCCCGTTTCTGGTTTAACGAACAATTTGAGTTGAGCCGCAGATACTTTCGGCATTACAATGATAAACTGATTATCCAAAAGAGAAAACGGTTCGCCCATcattataaattcaatttaaccAATCAAAGTGTCGTAATTTGATTATGTTGATTTTTGCACATTAATTGCATATTTATTGACTGTGAGCTACAAAAAAGTGCAGTCCTTTGGAGTTTTAATGCAACATTATTAAAGAAAACTATATTCCTAGTATTTCCGAAGTTTTAAATgtcaattaaaataatttcaatataaTTGGTCAACTGTAGGCCAACTATGAATTCTCAACTAATTAAAAGTCTTTAAGACAGTGTCTTTATCTTAGTGGGtgattttgagatattttaaTTGCGATCCAAAACACTGCTGCCCGGgcaaatatattattttacacTCAAATGGACATGGCAAAGGTAATTGGCCAAAGCTAAAGAGAAAGTTGGCTTTCACAGCACGATTGCTGTTTAAACGCTCATAATTTTTCCACAGCCTTGTTCTTTGTTGTGGCCTCCGGCCATTGGAAAATTGGCTGGTGGCTTACGGATTTCTTTCTTGGCCATTTTTAGCTCactggcatatcaaattaTATGCACACACCGCAAGCTTTTGCTGTGGCTTCTTTTGCCAATCGACCCGGACTCGGACGGGCTGGGCCAAGTGGGTTCGGGCTTTATTTCGCTAGCATCTCTGCCTCCACCTCCTTCAGCATCAATCAGGCAGACTCTCGAGTTTAGTTTGGAAACTCAACCCCACTGCACATTCCACCCGGCAGTCCGGCTATACCACTATCCGCCGGACAGCTGCAGTTCATCTCCGCCACCGCAGAGGGAATTCTTTCACAAGCTGTGCCCGCCCGCAGTTCGTGCGAACGTGTCTCAATAACGAAATTAACAGAAATTGCAAcatattgtgtgtgtgtgtgagttctGTGTTGTGCGTGCCACGGTGGGTTACAGTTGTGGGTGGGGATGAGGTTTTTGCTGGGTGGATGGCTTCAATCAAATTGCACAGAAAAATGAACACACACAGTACGTGGAGGCCAACAACTGTGTCAAATTGATATTAAAACCAAAGTCAAGATGTTGCAGTTTCGCTTTATTCGCCATTTATATTTAGgttagaaaatttaatttccaaattgaattgattcttgagcggagtaccttaaacgatttgtggatcgattcacCGTCAATTTCCACcaaaatccaggaacaaaatattttttagattttttgtcaaattttctgggggatccccttcaaaatggaGTAGGTCCATGGGAAGGAGAATTTGACCCATAgtgaaggctatatctttgcaaATAATAAtcggattcttgagcggagtaccttaaacgatttgtggatcaattctcTGTCAATTTCCACcaaaatccaggaacaaaatattttttcgattttttgtcaaattttctgggggatccccttcaaaatggaGTAGGTCCATGGGAAGGAGAATTTGACCCATAgtgaaggctatatctttgcaaATAATAAtcggattcttgagcggagtaccttaaacaatttgtggatcgattctccgtcaattTCTACcaaaatccaggaacaaaatattttttagattttttgtcaaattttctgggggatccccatCAAAATGGAGTAGGTCCATGGGAAGGAGAATTTGACCCATAgtgaaggctatatctttgcaaATAATAATCggattcttaagcggagtaccttaaacgatttgtggatcgattctccgtcaattTCCACCAAAATCcagcaacaaaatattttttagattttttgtcaaattttctgggggatccccttcaaaatgaagTAGGTCCATGGGAAGGAGAATTTGACCCATAGTGAAGGCTATAGCTTTGCCAATAATAATCGGATTCTCGAGcgaagtaccttaaacgattcgtggatcgattctctgccaatttccatcaaaatctaaacaaattttatatatattttcctgGATCCCCAaccatcaaaatccaggaacaatatttatttctttttaaaaatttttcgcaAAGGCTAAATATCTGCCAATAATTATCTGATTAGTGAGCGGAGTATCTTCCTTGACCGAAATGCCTTAATTATTGCTTGACTAACCTCCCTTTCTGGGAATTCCCtcaaaaacaaaccaaacTCCTCGTATCCGTCACAGCTGGCCCccaagcaacaaaaaaagctTAATGAAGCGACCAAGTTcgcaaccaaaaaaaatatgtattttggGGACTGGGGACCAAGGCGGTCGCAGTCTTTGGCAACAGTTGCCCAAAAACGAGCACCGAGCTCGTTGCGGGACCATTCACAAAAGTGGGGGAGAGTTCCaggaaggaaaaaaatatgcgAGGAAAGGAACCCTCTGTGACCACAACGGGCAGAGGCACACATGTGTCCAAGAGTTTTTTTCTGTGGGACAGCACAAGCCAGAAATTGGAGCGACCATTGAATAtgatagaaatagaaatacgTACGTGCAAAAATTTCTACGCTTGATTAAATTTCAGTCACAGTCGTGGAGAAAGGTGGTCGGCAGAGGGGAAGAGGGAGCCATCGGAAAGGCGCCACAAGTGTGGGCCAACTTGAAAGACAATCAGGCAGCAATTTAAAACCATTTTCACTGTGGGCAGGGCCACCCCCAAATCCCTGACAAGTCGGATGCCACCTGCTGTGCGGCAGTTGCAGTAACTTCTGCTTGATTAGTTTTGATTTGGTTATTTGGCATTAGGCCATGTGCCTAGCCTTTTTTAACATGCTCTTTGGGTCTCCTTCGGCTTTGACTTCCTTTATTTTTGTCTCTCTGGCCCATGGGATGAACTAATTCTTAGCCATTGGATGTCGCAGCTGGCTTTTGGTTTCGACCAATTTTAGGGGCGCCAACAAAATACGGTAAGGGGTCAACTTTTCTGAGACATGTGCTCAAGTTTTAATATAAACTCGATCATTGTGGTCTACATGCCATGTGCGCCGCAAGTTGGTCCAATCCATTTCGATTAAGTGAAAAATGTGCATGAGATAGAGATGGAATAGACATTTTCTTTTCCCAAACTCTCTattgagaaaataaaaatataattgcaTGTTCATATTACTGCCCTAGAAGCAAGAGGTACGTGTTTATAAATCTGTATTTGTTTCGGGGCTGTGACACTGGCACACATGGCGCATACTTAATATCCGTTAGTAGCACGTTTCGATGCCGAAAAGTAAAGCTTCAAATTGCACCACCCCACACCGCCTCGAATGGTCAACAAATCATTAAGCTGCCACCCTCCCAGAAAGTCAAATAGAAGTTAAACCCAACCGCGATTAAGACATTTAAGTACACGAAAACGGGCGAGTGGTTGGAGGAGGTGAGTTTGCTTCTAGCACCTCTGTAATTTGatgaaatggaaatggggGCGTGAGTCGCAAGTGTCCTGGGTGGGAAATTGGAGGGGAAAATAACAAAGGAAGGCCTTTGGCCGAGGACCTACGATCGTTTGTCGCGCGTGCTGAAGTTTGCAGAATGCGGGAGGCACTACACTTCCGCTAAATGTCGCtattatttaacaattttgtTTATGTATGTATGGCCCGCTATGCGGAGTATAATTTATGGTTACTCTGATTCCCCCCAGGGCCGGCGTCCGAGCCAAATTGTCGCCCCTCGCCACCGGCaactgaaaaaatatgaaagaaAACAATTACACCCGACTTAACACTTCCGTTGCTTGTTACAAAAGCCGCACACGTTCACTGGGGTCCACACAGAGGAGGTCCTCCCGCCCCAAACCCCCAACGAACTCACCCACACACCTGACCAAAACGGCATAGACAGGTAACATAGCTGCGTgggcgactgcgactgcgacgcACTTTCCTTCAAGCACTTGAAATTGTAATTTAACACGTACCATAAGCACGTTAGTGGGCATTTTTTTCCTGGTAAGAAAAGTTTCTGGGGTTAAGAGTGGCCCGTTTAAGCATTTTGAAGTCGTATGCAAAGACTGTTATCCTGCGAAACTATTAAATGATATTCTACTTATACTAGTATTCATATGAAAAATAGTTTACAGTGTCTTTCATTataaatagaaattttaataatattttctacAGATAAAATTAACTAAAAGTTCATCCAGAATATACTCACCTCTACCTTATAATTCCAAGGTATCCCCATTTCCCTTTACTAAATTTTCAACGCCTTCGTCTTCGTAATTatattaacattttatttgtttccTTGCTTATTTAAATCATATTGAAATTTAGCTTACTTGCACTAAATTCaaagaaaacacaaaaaattggTATCCAAAAATAGTGATTTGTAAAGCACCTTAACGAAATCCATTGTTCGTACGTAATTTGCATATTGTGCgcttaaaactaaaaagttaCACTGCCCTCGAATGATGGGtgtataaaattattttctcaTCATACATTCATCAATACATTCATCATACAGAGGCACTAAAGCTTGTCAATCAGATTCTTCTGCTTTTGAAGAATCGACTCTCTTTTAGAGTATTCAATTTGTGCTTAAGTACTTAATTTCTAAAAGTAGATTCCAGTGggagaaataaatattaatgttACACCTGTTTTGGTTTAGAATAAAATGGTGTAAATCCTTTCGATCTGAATCTTTGGAGATGGACGTATAAAAGTGAGAAATGTTTGATAAATAGGCGGGTTTCGGTGCGAAAGTGTGATAAATAGTCATGGGGTGAGTAATGCTCAAGATTTAATTCTTAAAAATGCAAAAGGTTGGCTCTTCAGATATAGTttgataaattaattttaacaGAAGACAGACTTGAGATTGCtttaaattcttttaaaaGCAGAAAGTTGTTCAATTGTGATTATGTTATCTAAATTTGTTACGCAAGAATTACctaatttataatttgttcTGATAATATGCATAGTTTATATTCGtatagtttttgtttagtcTTGGCTCCTTCAAGCTAACTACAACACAGACCTTTGGAGATTCTACATAAATTAAATGTGTGTTTTAAGCTCAATTTTTAGTACGAAAGGACAATGCAAATAGTCTGATCAGTTTATTGTCATAGTGAACATATTATACGTAATATTGTATATAGCAAGTTGTGAAAAAAGaatatacaaaaattctgAGAATCTCATTGAATTTTCATTTCAGCCTTTGGGAAACCAGACTTTCGAAAAAAGTgagattatattttaaaagagattgcacaaaatatttgtaaaagaaaaatataacttTAAGGAAGTCTTTGCCTTatcaaaaaaaagataaaaaaaagagtttagaAAAAGGAACAAATTCGATTCACAACAATCCGTTTGATTAAAGTTTCAACGAAAAATGCTTTAGTtaataaacaatattattgCTGATTTGTGCACATTTTGCATATTTGTTGCTTTAAAACCGTTGACGGTCTTAGAATATTCGACatttttatatcagtaaatcTATAAAGTAAACCTGAAGCTCTATGTCTAGGCAAAGCTTGGACGTAACTGGGTGGCTTCTTATAGGGACTCTCGATCCCGTTTATTTGGGTGTTTGTGGAGGAGCATTGGCCATTCCGAACAATTCCTCATAGGAGGGAGCTGAAATGAAATATAAGGAGagattaattaaatttattaataattttataaaacaaaGTGAAGCCTTACGAAGCTCATGGGCCCCTGGTGGCTGACGGGACTGCAGGAGCGAAGACGATCCTGAGGTGGATGGCAGCTGACTGTATGCTGGGACTCCTGACCCTGCTCCCCCTGTAGCTGGAGATGGAGCCGTATTCGGTGGGGGGGTCAGTGCGAGTAGAGAGTACTGTGGCGACTCGGGCAGGGGATAGGCGGGCAGGTGGGGAGGTGGATAAGACTGCACCATCAGTGGACTGGACGAGTACGGCATATAGGGAACGTTGGAGCTGCGCAGACTGGCCCTGGCCGAAGGGCTGCCGTACTGTGAAGACTGCGAGCCGGAAGTGTAGGATACCTCGACACCACCCACGCCACCGCCCACGGCTGGACTCAAAGTGGCCGCCGATGAGTCGGAGGTGATGGAGTTGATGCTGCTGCACTCACTAAACTGCGAAGAATGCGACGGCGAGCCAATCGATGAGTCCAGCGAAGGGTAAACGGGCAGCGCGGGCTCAAATGGATTGCCAGTGCCCACATCAGGACCGGGAGGCCCATCGTTTGGACGTGGTGGCGGCGGTGGGCGCATGGCTGACTCTCGATTGGAGGTGTCCTGCGAGTACACCTTAAAGGGAAGATTAAGCACCAGATTCTTAAAGAATCCTCGCAGCACCGCCTCCACACGTAGCTCATACACGATGGTGATCACTCCACTCATTTGATCGTCCGTGGGCTGGGTTCCCTCAGGCAGGAGGAGTTCGTGAGCGAAGCTTCGTTCGCTTTTCTTCTGCACCGAACCAGTTTCCTTCGTGGCCACAGAAATACACTCCACTTTTTGGACACGGAGCGGAACGTGACTGTAATAGGTGACATACTGGAGTACAGTAATCGCAACTTCTCCACGGCGGTCGTGCTGTTGTTTATTACGGTGGCACAGATTTTCAGGGGTTCTCCGCGGACAGCAAAGTCCTCTGGCAAAAGGGCCAGCAGGGTTATAGGTCGGGTGCCGAACAAGCTGATCGTCTTGGTCACCTGCTTCTCCAGGGGACTGGGAACGCTGCGGTGCGATGGCCGCAATGGCATGAACTTCACCACCGTGAAAGGAATAGTGTGCCGCTCGTCGAAGGTCCACGGTCGCTGGATCAGAACCCGCATCTTGTACTTGATCCCGCCGTAACTGCCCTTGAAGCTCGAGGGCAGTTGCCTGCCAAGCGCCACCTCGAAGATGAAAGTGTGCTCCCCGGGCGAGAGCTCCAGGCCCCTAGGCTCGAAGTCCGGCAGGGCCGTCTCACTGTGCTCATACACCTCTTTGCTGGTGT
This window contains:
- the LOC6499520 gene encoding LOW QUALITY PROTEIN: arrestin domain-containing protein 17 (The sequence of the model RefSeq protein was modified relative to this genomic sequence to represent the inferred CDS: inserted 1 base in 1 codon), producing the protein MESERLRITLDSAECVYFAGDIIRGEIWMNLSKRTKIRAIKVQVTGKGKCKWIEILRKNSNNNEYSRSLFYTSKEVYEHSETALPDFEPRGLELSPGEHTFIFEVALGRQLPSSFKGSYGGIKYKMRVLIQRPWTFDERHTIPFTVVKFMPLRPSHRSVPSPLEKQVTKTISLFGTRPITLLALLPEDFAVRGEPLKICATVINNSTTAVEKLRXTVLQYVTYYSHVPLRVQKVECISVATKETGSVQKKSERSFAHELLLPEGTQPTDDQMSGVITIVYELRVEAVLRGFFKNLVLNLPFKVYSQDTSNRESAMRPPPPPRPNDGPPGPDVGTGNPFEPALPVYPSLDSSIGSPSHSSQFSECSSINSITSDSSAATLSPAVGGGVGGVEVSYTSGSQSSQYGSPSARASLRSSNVPYMPYSSSPLMVQSYPPPHLPAYPLPESPQYSLLALTPPPNTAPSPATGGAGSGVPAYSQLPSTSGSSSLLQSRQPPGAHELPPSYEELFGMANAPPQTPK